One Desulfatitalea tepidiphila genomic region harbors:
- a CDS encoding CvpA family protein encodes MNLLDIVLATIIGFCLVRGIFRGLIKELSSIVGVVAGFYAAYSYYPWLAKFLRRWIDDPSYANILGCLILFVGIYLAVSAVGVIIKYLMNIVFLGWTDRLCGLVFGTLKGVLIVSVIVILLTAFLPKNSSLLRDSLIVRHTMVISTTMVRVASVDMKKLFSEHLKELKQSWQRKKS; translated from the coding sequence GTGAACCTGCTCGACATTGTCCTGGCAACCATCATCGGATTCTGCCTCGTTCGTGGAATTTTCAGAGGGTTGATCAAGGAACTGTCATCGATCGTCGGCGTGGTGGCCGGATTTTACGCGGCCTATAGTTATTATCCGTGGCTTGCAAAATTTCTCCGGCGATGGATCGATGACCCGAGCTATGCCAATATCCTCGGATGTCTGATCCTCTTCGTGGGGATCTATCTGGCGGTCAGTGCCGTCGGTGTGATTATCAAGTACCTGATGAATATCGTTTTTCTGGGATGGACCGACCGGCTGTGCGGACTGGTTTTCGGAACCCTCAAAGGGGTTCTCATCGTGTCGGTCATCGTGATCCTGCTGACTGCATTTTTACCTAAAAATTCCAGCTTGCTGAGAGATTCCCTGATCGTGAGGCACACCATGGTGATCAGTACGACCATGGTTCGGGTCGCCTCCGTGGACATGAAAAAGCTATTCAGCGAACATTTAAAGGAATTGAAACAATCGTGGCAACGCAAAAAGAGTTGA
- the mazG gene encoding nucleoside triphosphate pyrophosphohydrolase, producing MATQKELTPTPTFAALFELIATLRGDNGCPWDRKQTPRSMTVYLIEEAFELVEAIESDDTPAILEELGDVLFQVIFLMYLYQQAGRFSPTDVLARNLAKMIHRHPHVFGSDKLENAAQVKERWRELKQQEKGKDAGSILDSVPSGLPALMRAYRISERAAGIGFDWDTPAGVMDQTEAEWQEFKEEVHQLPEEPSGNLDRVRMEFGDVLFTMINVARLLGVHPESALSASTSKFIQRFKKMEKMASDQGKQLGEVPRQEMECLWSAAKEGDETSCHLSTAEEKSGG from the coding sequence GTGGCAACGCAAAAAGAGTTGACGCCCACCCCGACTTTTGCCGCCTTATTCGAGCTGATTGCGACCTTGCGTGGGGATAATGGCTGCCCCTGGGACCGAAAACAGACACCCCGCAGCATGACCGTCTATCTCATCGAAGAGGCCTTCGAACTGGTCGAGGCCATCGAGTCCGACGACACGCCGGCGATTCTCGAAGAGTTGGGCGACGTCCTGTTTCAGGTGATTTTTCTGATGTATCTCTACCAGCAGGCAGGGCGGTTTTCGCCCACCGATGTCCTGGCCCGAAATTTGGCGAAAATGATTCACCGGCACCCGCATGTCTTCGGATCGGACAAATTGGAGAACGCCGCCCAGGTGAAGGAGCGCTGGCGCGAGCTTAAACAGCAGGAGAAGGGCAAGGATGCGGGCTCCATCCTGGATTCGGTGCCGTCGGGATTGCCTGCCCTGATGCGGGCCTACCGCATCTCCGAAAGGGCGGCTGGTATCGGCTTCGATTGGGATACCCCTGCGGGTGTCATGGATCAGACCGAAGCCGAATGGCAGGAGTTCAAGGAGGAGGTGCACCAGTTGCCCGAAGAACCATCCGGGAATCTCGACCGGGTCAGGATGGAATTCGGCGATGTTCTTTTCACGATGATCAACGTCGCGCGATTGCTCGGCGTTCACCCCGAGAGCGCGCTCTCCGCGTCCACCTCAAAATTTATCCAGAGATTCAAAAAGATGGAAAAGATGGCGTCCGATCAGGGCAAACAGCTCGGCGAGGTTCCCAGGCAAGAGATGGAATGCTTGTGGTCGGCCGCGAAAGAGGGGGATGAAACGTCATGCCACCTGTCCACGGCA